From the genome of Duffyella gerundensis, one region includes:
- a CDS encoding phage tail protein — protein sequence MMMIYGMMPFMRQTLPYAELQQSIDYRWPTNSRVGQRASAQFTGVGDEKITLSGELRPEITGGAVSLLTLKLLADEGRAWPLIGGNGTIFGMYVVENYATTHSEFFSDGSARKILFTLNLKRVDESLIAMFGDLKKQADGLISGAGNLPGQVTSAISSAQSAAGNLISSVGGFLS from the coding sequence ATGATGATGATTTACGGCATGATGCCGTTTATGCGCCAGACGCTGCCCTATGCGGAGCTGCAGCAGAGCATCGATTACCGCTGGCCAACCAACAGCCGCGTTGGCCAGCGGGCGTCGGCGCAGTTTACCGGCGTGGGCGATGAGAAAATTACGCTGTCGGGCGAGCTGCGCCCGGAGATTACCGGCGGTGCCGTCTCGCTGCTCACGCTTAAGCTGCTGGCCGACGAGGGCCGGGCGTGGCCGCTGATTGGCGGTAACGGCACCATCTTCGGTATGTACGTGGTGGAGAACTACGCGACCACGCACAGCGAGTTTTTCAGCGACGGAAGCGCCAGGAAAATCCTGTTCACCCTGAACCTGAAGCGCGTGGACGAGTCGCTGATCGCCATGTTCGGCGACCTGAAAAAACAGGCCGACGGGCTGATAAGCGGCGCCGGTAATCTGCCGGGCCAGGTCACGTCGGCCATCAGCAGCGCGCAGTCGGCGGCGGGCAACCTGATTTCATCCGTGGGCGGGTTTTTATCATGA
- a CDS encoding phage tail protein I has protein sequence MSDRLLPSGSSSLEVAAAEACARIETLPVPLRRLWSAQDCPAELLPYLAWAWSVDRWDSGWSESTKRAVVAASEYVHRHKGTIGSIRRVVEPLGYLIRIIEWWKTGDVPGTFRLDVGVLDTGINEEMYNELERLIADARPCSRHLIGLSINLDSTGGLPTAAACYSGDELTVYPYTPEIITAGGSGYTGAAVHLIDLTEVRA, from the coding sequence ATGAGTGATCGCCTGCTGCCATCTGGCTCGTCGAGTCTGGAGGTGGCCGCCGCCGAAGCCTGCGCCAGGATTGAAACGCTTCCCGTGCCCCTGCGCAGGCTCTGGAGCGCACAGGACTGCCCGGCGGAGCTGCTGCCGTATCTGGCGTGGGCGTGGTCGGTTGACCGCTGGGATTCCGGCTGGAGCGAAAGCACCAAACGCGCCGTGGTGGCCGCGTCGGAATACGTTCACCGGCACAAGGGCACCATCGGCTCAATCCGGCGGGTGGTGGAGCCGCTCGGCTACCTTATCCGCATTATTGAATGGTGGAAAACCGGCGACGTGCCCGGCACGTTTCGCCTGGACGTGGGCGTGCTGGATACCGGCATTAACGAAGAGATGTATAACGAGCTGGAGCGGCTGATAGCAGATGCCAGGCCGTGCAGTCGCCACCTTATCGGCCTGTCCATCAATCTTGATTCCACCGGCGGGCTGCCGACGGCCGCCGCCTGCTACAGCGGCGACGAGCTGACCGTTTACCCGTACACGCCCGAAATCATCACCGCTGGCGGCTCCGGTTATACCGGCGCGGCGGTCCATCTTATTGACCTGACGGAAGTGAGAGCATGA
- a CDS encoding phage late control D family protein gives MMTGISSLPVQAGAQLAPDFMLTVNAKDVTANLRARLLSLTLTDNRGFEADQLDIELDDADGQLAMPVRGAVLKLFLGWKGQPLTGKGEFTVDEVEHHGAPDTLTIRARSADFRGTLNSRREVSYHGTTLGEVVKQIAERNKLTPQLAEGFAGMTVAHIDQTQETDASFLTRLATLYGAVAAVKAGRLLFLRPGNGVTVSGKPIPQLTLTRQDGDRHSFSIADRGAYTGVSASWLHTKDPKPKKVKLKRRAKEKHLRALEHPAAKKKKATTTKTPEAKEGDYLAGSEDNVFTLTTVYATKAAAMRAAKAKWDKLQRGVAEFSITLALGRADLFPETPVQVSGFKSVIDAQPWLISKVTHSLNGSGYTTTLDFEVLLSDVEYQAESDDEETEDEKAN, from the coding sequence ATCATGACGGGCATCAGCAGCCTGCCGGTGCAGGCCGGGGCGCAGCTGGCGCCCGACTTTATGCTGACGGTGAACGCAAAGGACGTCACGGCCAACCTGCGCGCGCGCCTGCTGTCGCTGACGCTCACCGACAACCGCGGCTTTGAGGCCGACCAGCTGGACATCGAGCTGGACGACGCCGACGGCCAGCTGGCGATGCCGGTGCGCGGCGCGGTGCTGAAGCTGTTCCTTGGGTGGAAGGGGCAGCCGCTCACCGGCAAGGGCGAATTTACGGTTGACGAGGTGGAGCACCACGGCGCGCCGGATACCCTGACCATCCGCGCCCGCAGCGCCGACTTTCGCGGCACGCTCAACTCACGCCGGGAGGTGTCGTATCACGGCACCACGCTGGGCGAGGTGGTGAAGCAGATAGCCGAGCGCAACAAACTCACGCCGCAGCTGGCGGAAGGCTTTGCCGGGATGACGGTGGCGCACATCGACCAGACGCAGGAAACCGACGCCAGCTTTCTGACACGGCTGGCCACGCTGTACGGCGCGGTGGCGGCGGTAAAGGCCGGGCGGCTGCTGTTCCTGCGCCCCGGCAACGGCGTAACTGTCAGCGGCAAGCCGATCCCGCAGCTGACCCTTACCCGCCAGGACGGCGACCGGCACAGCTTCAGCATTGCCGACCGTGGCGCCTACACCGGCGTGTCGGCCAGCTGGCTGCATACCAAAGACCCGAAGCCGAAAAAGGTGAAGCTCAAACGCAGGGCGAAAGAGAAACACCTGCGTGCGCTGGAGCATCCGGCCGCGAAGAAAAAAAAGGCAACCACTACCAAAACGCCCGAGGCAAAAGAAGGCGACTATCTGGCGGGTAGCGAGGATAACGTGTTTACGCTGACCACGGTTTACGCCACTAAAGCGGCCGCCATGCGGGCCGCAAAGGCAAAGTGGGACAAGCTGCAGCGCGGTGTTGCGGAGTTCTCGATCACGCTGGCGCTGGGACGCGCCGACCTGTTCCCTGAGACGCCGGTGCAGGTGAGCGGGTTTAAGTCGGTTATCGATGCGCAGCCGTGGCTTATCAGCAAGGTCACGCACAGCCTGAACGGCAGCGGCTACACGACGACGCTGGATTTTGAAGTGCTGCTTTCTGATGTGGAATATCAAGCTGAAAGCGACGATGAAGAAACTGAAGATGAAAAAGCAAACTAA
- a CDS encoding phage tail sheath protein: protein MSDYHHGVRVVEINDGTRTISTVSTAIVGMVCTADDADAAAFPLNTPVLLTNVLSAIGRAGKKGTLASALQAIADQAKPVTVVVRVAEGATDAETISNIIGTTDENGQYTGMKALLSAQTQLDVKPRILGVPGLDSLEVATSLASIAQQLRAFAYVSAWNCKTISDAMKYRDNFSQRELMVIWPDFLAWNTTANQSETAYATARALGLRARIDNDTGWHKTLSNVGVNGVTGISAGVFWDLQQTGTDADLLNQACVTTLIRKDGFRFWGNRTCSDDPLFQFENYTRTAQVLADTMAEAHMWANDKPLTPVLVREIIAGINAKFRELVSAGYLLGASCWYDDTANDKDTLKAGKLSIDYDYTPVPPLEDLTLRQRITDKYLATFAASVNS, encoded by the coding sequence ATGTCTGATTATCATCACGGTGTCCGTGTCGTCGAAATCAACGACGGCACGCGCACCATTTCCACCGTCTCAACCGCCATCGTTGGCATGGTCTGCACTGCAGATGATGCCGACGCCGCGGCGTTCCCGCTCAACACGCCGGTGCTGCTGACCAACGTGCTGTCGGCCATCGGCAGGGCCGGTAAAAAAGGCACGCTGGCCAGCGCCCTGCAGGCCATCGCTGACCAGGCCAAACCCGTGACCGTGGTGGTGCGCGTGGCCGAAGGCGCCACCGACGCGGAGACCATTTCCAACATCATCGGCACCACCGACGAGAACGGCCAGTACACCGGCATGAAGGCGCTGCTTTCCGCGCAGACGCAGCTCGACGTCAAGCCGCGCATTCTCGGCGTGCCGGGGCTGGATTCGCTGGAGGTGGCGACGTCGCTGGCCAGCATCGCGCAGCAGCTGCGCGCCTTTGCCTACGTCTCCGCCTGGAACTGCAAAACCATTTCCGACGCCATGAAGTACCGCGACAACTTCAGCCAGCGTGAGCTGATGGTTATCTGGCCGGACTTCCTCGCCTGGAACACCACGGCCAACCAATCCGAAACCGCATACGCCACGGCGCGTGCGCTCGGCCTGCGCGCCAGAATCGACAACGACACCGGCTGGCACAAAACCCTGTCCAACGTCGGCGTGAACGGCGTCACCGGCATTTCGGCGGGCGTGTTCTGGGATTTGCAGCAGACCGGCACCGACGCCGACCTGCTCAATCAGGCGTGCGTAACCACCCTTATCCGTAAGGACGGCTTCCGCTTCTGGGGCAACCGCACCTGCAGCGACGATCCGCTGTTTCAGTTTGAGAACTACACCCGCACGGCGCAGGTGCTGGCCGATACGATGGCCGAGGCGCACATGTGGGCGAACGACAAGCCGCTGACGCCGGTACTGGTGCGCGAGATTATCGCGGGCATCAACGCTAAATTCCGCGAGCTGGTCAGCGCCGGTTATCTGCTGGGCGCGTCCTGCTGGTACGACGACACGGCCAACGATAAGGACACGCTGAAGGCGGGCAAGCTGTCGATTGACTATGACTACACGCCGGTGCCGCCGCTGGAAGACCTGACCCTGCGCCAGCGCATCACCGACAAATACCTGGCGACCTTCGCCGCATCCGTTAACAGCTGA
- a CDS encoding phage tail tape measure protein, with protein sequence MSNNLKLQVLLKAVDQATRPFKAIRNETTRLSGGIRETQDRLKQLDAQASKIDGFRRTSSQLAVTQQKLKNAKDEAAALAVAFRSTARPTAAQARELEKARQAAAALQTKTNSLRLSVQQQREALNAAGISTRRLSSEQQRLRSEAAQATLSLSRQRQELQRLNQQQERLNHISERYRRGQALSAGVRNVGAAGVGAATVGAVAASSVLRPGYDFALANSTLQATLGVDKASPEFQSLRTQARSIGDNTAASANDAAQAQIIIAKSGGTVDDIRAATPVTLNMSLANNRTMEESARLLMSTKNAFGLANSQVAHLGDVISATLNKTAADFDGLNDALTYIAPVAKNAGVSVEQTTAMIGALAKEGTTGSMAGTGVRAMLLRVQAPTGEAFKAIKELGVKTADSKGNMRPFFTILKEMQKSFEKNKLGTAQQAEYLKTIFGEEAASSAVTLMKGATSGLLDDLTKTFQQSDGSTGALVKVQQDNLGGDFKELQSAQEAIGTDLYDQLDGTLRQLTQDTTAFLLTVDKWIQANPELAGGIARAAVAGLIFVGVLGAIGLIAWPVMAGINAIIAGAGLLATGFSIAGGAITGALGLITLPVVAVAAAIVAGALLIRKYWEPISVFIAGVAEGFAAAMGPIGESFGTLKPVFDWVTEKVKALWDWFGKLLEPVKSTQAELATAGDMGKRFGNMLADALKIPGQALDQLRSGIDWVLDKLGIIDTKSDGLKDKIPEHDDAAPGGLQQSLNATGGPYRPVITPAANPGYSDQSQNSYQYEINMHPGMTKDDALALMAEHQAREQRNRQAQQRSKMGWE encoded by the coding sequence ATGAGCAATAACCTTAAGCTGCAGGTGCTGCTGAAGGCGGTAGACCAGGCGACGCGCCCGTTTAAGGCCATCCGCAACGAAACCACCCGGCTGTCGGGCGGCATCCGCGAGACACAGGACCGGTTGAAGCAGCTGGACGCGCAGGCGTCAAAAATCGACGGATTCCGGCGGACAAGCAGCCAGCTTGCCGTGACGCAACAGAAGCTGAAGAACGCGAAAGACGAGGCGGCCGCGCTCGCGGTGGCCTTCAGGAGCACCGCCCGCCCCACGGCGGCGCAGGCGCGGGAGCTGGAGAAGGCCCGGCAGGCCGCCGCCGCCCTGCAGACCAAAACTAACAGCCTGCGCCTGAGCGTGCAGCAGCAGCGTGAGGCACTAAACGCCGCGGGCATTTCCACCCGGAGGCTGAGCAGCGAGCAGCAGCGCCTGAGAAGCGAGGCCGCGCAGGCCACGCTGAGCCTGAGCCGCCAGCGGCAGGAACTGCAGCGCCTGAACCAGCAGCAGGAAAGGCTGAACCACATCAGCGAGCGCTACCGCCGCGGGCAGGCGCTGTCCGCGGGCGTGCGCAACGTCGGCGCGGCCGGTGTCGGGGCGGCCACCGTGGGCGCCGTGGCAGCGTCGTCAGTGCTGCGTCCCGGCTACGACTTTGCGCTGGCCAACTCCACGCTGCAGGCCACGCTCGGCGTGGATAAAGCCTCGCCCGAATTTCAGTCGCTGAGGACGCAGGCGCGCAGCATCGGCGACAACACCGCCGCGTCGGCCAACGACGCCGCGCAGGCGCAGATCATCATCGCCAAGTCGGGCGGCACGGTTGACGACATCAGGGCGGCAACGCCGGTCACGCTCAACATGTCGCTGGCCAACAACCGGACGATGGAAGAAAGCGCCAGGCTGCTGATGAGCACCAAAAACGCCTTCGGCCTCGCCAACAGCCAGGTGGCGCACCTGGGCGACGTGATATCGGCAACGCTGAACAAAACGGCGGCGGACTTCGACGGCCTCAACGACGCCCTGACCTACATCGCCCCGGTGGCGAAAAACGCGGGCGTGAGCGTCGAGCAGACCACGGCGATGATCGGCGCGCTGGCGAAGGAGGGCACCACCGGCAGCATGGCCGGGACGGGCGTGCGCGCCATGCTGCTGCGCGTGCAGGCGCCGACCGGCGAGGCGTTCAAAGCGATTAAAGAGCTGGGCGTGAAGACCGCGGACAGTAAGGGAAACATGCGACCGTTCTTCACCATCCTTAAGGAAATGCAGAAATCCTTTGAGAAAAATAAGCTCGGCACGGCGCAGCAGGCGGAGTACCTGAAGACCATCTTCGGCGAAGAGGCCGCCTCCTCGGCGGTCACGCTGATGAAGGGTGCCACAAGCGGGCTGCTGGACGACCTGACGAAAACCTTTCAGCAGTCGGACGGCAGTACGGGCGCGCTGGTTAAGGTGCAGCAGGACAACCTCGGCGGCGACTTTAAAGAACTGCAGTCGGCGCAGGAGGCCATCGGCACCGACCTTTATGACCAGCTCGACGGCACCCTGCGCCAGCTGACGCAGGACACCACCGCATTTTTGCTGACGGTGGATAAATGGATACAGGCCAACCCCGAGCTGGCTGGCGGCATCGCCAGAGCGGCCGTGGCCGGGCTGATTTTCGTGGGCGTGCTGGGCGCCATTGGGCTGATTGCGTGGCCGGTGATGGCGGGCATTAACGCCATCATCGCCGGGGCCGGGCTGCTGGCCACCGGATTCAGCATTGCGGGCGGCGCCATTACCGGCGCGCTCGGGCTGATAACGCTGCCCGTGGTGGCCGTTGCCGCCGCCATCGTGGCCGGGGCGCTGCTCATCCGCAAATACTGGGAGCCGATAAGTGTCTTTATCGCGGGCGTGGCGGAGGGCTTCGCCGCCGCGATGGGGCCGATCGGCGAGTCGTTCGGCACGCTGAAGCCGGTGTTTGACTGGGTGACGGAAAAGGTTAAGGCGCTGTGGGACTGGTTTGGAAAGCTGCTGGAGCCGGTGAAATCCACGCAGGCGGAGCTGGCCACCGCCGGAGACATGGGTAAAAGGTTCGGCAACATGCTGGCCGACGCGCTGAAGATTCCGGGGCAGGCGCTAGACCAGCTGCGCAGCGGCATCGACTGGGTGCTGGACAAGCTCGGCATCATCGACACCAAATCGGACGGCCTGAAGGACAAAATTCCGGAGCATGACGACGCGGCGCCGGGCGGCCTGCAGCAGAGCCTGAACGCTACCGGCGGTCCGTACAGGCCCGTAATCACGCCCGCCGCCAATCCCGGTTACAGCGACCAGAGCCAGAACAGCTATCAGTATGAAATCAACATGCATCCGGGCATGACCAAAGACGACGCGCTGGCGCTGATGGCAGAGCATCAGGCGCGTGAGCAGCGCAACCGGCAGGCACAGCAGCGCAGTAAAATGGGATGGGAATAA
- a CDS encoding ogr/Delta-like zinc finger family protein → MMHCPLCQTAAHAKSSRYISKETKERYHQCQNINCSCTFKTHESVAAMIVSPGTVNKVPLFISHERQPSLLH, encoded by the coding sequence ATGATGCATTGCCCGCTGTGCCAGACCGCCGCTCACGCTAAGAGCAGCCGCTATATTTCTAAAGAAACCAAAGAGCGTTATCACCAGTGCCAAAACATCAATTGCAGCTGCACCTTCAAAACTCATGAGTCAGTGGCAGCAATGATTGTCTCACCGGGGACAGTTAATAAGGTGCCGCTCTTTATCAGCCACGAAAGGCAACCCTCTCTGCTGCACTAA
- a CDS encoding phage tail protein: protein MTTKYFALLTSQGAAKLANATALGTKLQITEMALGDGGGTLPTPDASQTRLIGEKRRAPLNSLTVDAANSSQIIPESEGGFWIREIGLFDADGVLIAVANCAETYKPQLQEGSGRTQTVRMILIVNSTTAVTLKIDPSVVLATRKYVDNAVIEVKDYADSLMGKHVAADNPHGQYLQTASALAEIRDAGLVAELLKNLGLGEGSAIPVGVPVPWPTAKPPEGWLKCNGASFSATAYPVLAKVYPALKLLDLRGEFIRGWDDARGADAGRGIGTTQGDAMRNLTGQVMGSNFYAFRGNSSGVFFNLALDPGTVLAPQAGVPATQGMTSVMDASRQVPTASEFRPRNVALNYIVRAA, encoded by the coding sequence ATGACGACTAAATATTTTGCCCTGCTGACCAGCCAGGGCGCCGCGAAGCTGGCCAACGCGACCGCGCTCGGTACAAAGCTGCAGATCACCGAAATGGCCCTGGGCGACGGCGGCGGCACGCTGCCAACGCCTGACGCCTCGCAGACCAGGCTCATCGGTGAAAAGCGCCGGGCGCCGCTTAACTCGCTGACGGTGGATGCCGCCAACAGCAGCCAGATTATTCCCGAAAGTGAGGGCGGTTTCTGGATACGCGAAATCGGTCTGTTTGATGCCGACGGCGTGCTGATTGCGGTGGCCAACTGCGCGGAGACCTACAAGCCGCAGCTGCAGGAGGGCAGCGGCCGCACGCAGACCGTGCGCATGATCCTCATCGTGAACAGCACCACCGCCGTGACGCTTAAAATCGACCCGTCCGTGGTGCTGGCAACGCGTAAATACGTGGACAATGCCGTGATCGAGGTGAAGGACTACGCCGACAGTCTGATGGGTAAACATGTTGCCGCAGACAATCCGCACGGCCAGTACCTGCAGACGGCCAGCGCGCTGGCCGAAATCAGGGATGCCGGGCTGGTTGCTGAACTTCTCAAAAACCTTGGTTTAGGCGAAGGCTCTGCCATACCAGTTGGCGTCCCTGTCCCGTGGCCAACGGCGAAGCCCCCGGAGGGCTGGCTGAAATGCAACGGTGCATCATTCAGCGCGACGGCTTACCCCGTACTGGCAAAAGTTTATCCGGCTCTGAAACTACTTGATTTGCGCGGTGAGTTTATTCGCGGATGGGATGATGCGCGCGGGGCAGATGCAGGACGCGGAATCGGCACCACGCAGGGAGATGCGATGCGCAACCTGACGGGGCAAGTGATGGGATCAAACTTCTACGCATTTCGCGGCAATTCGTCAGGTGTTTTCTTCAACTTAGCATTAGACCCGGGTACTGTTCTTGCTCCTCAGGCCGGGGTCCCCGCTACCCAAGGTATGACATCCGTAATGGACGCGTCCCGACAGGTGCCTACCGCAAGCGAATTTAGGCCACGTAACGTGGCATTAAACTACATTGTGAGAGCAGCATAA
- a CDS encoding tail fiber assembly protein: MTKVTLDKNGLATSAGTLTVYNFDGKSGEFTGASDEYLMQGVGLPGSACTVAPPAGKTGSVAIYRDGRWLVVADHRGETVYAIADGSPVLLTEPGDYPADTTPLKPATAWDNWDGSKWVTDAAAQNAADIEAAEKQQAALINEANSVTQAWQTQLRLDMITDDDKASLTAWMKYIQAVQTTDISGAPNINWPALPA, encoded by the coding sequence ATGACAAAGGTAACGCTTGATAAAAACGGGCTGGCAACATCGGCCGGCACGCTGACGGTTTATAACTTTGACGGCAAAAGCGGTGAGTTTACCGGCGCGTCTGATGAGTATCTTATGCAGGGAGTTGGCCTGCCGGGGAGTGCCTGTACCGTTGCACCGCCTGCCGGTAAAACTGGCAGCGTGGCAATTTACCGCGATGGCAGGTGGTTGGTCGTCGCCGATCACCGGGGCGAAACGGTCTACGCAATCGCCGACGGTTCGCCCGTATTACTGACGGAGCCGGGTGACTATCCTGCCGACACCACCCCGCTGAAACCGGCTACCGCCTGGGATAATTGGGACGGCAGCAAATGGGTGACGGATGCAGCTGCACAGAATGCGGCAGATATTGAAGCCGCAGAGAAACAGCAGGCAGCGCTGATTAACGAAGCGAATAGTGTGACCCAGGCATGGCAGACGCAGCTGCGCCTCGACATGATCACCGACGACGATAAAGCCTCGCTGACCGCATGGATGAAATATATTCAGGCGGTACAGACAACAGATATATCAGGTGCCCCCAACATCAACTGGCCAGCATTGCCTGCGTAA
- a CDS encoding GPW/gp25 family protein: MTAKYTGMSRETGAAVSDLDHIRQSVHDILLTPVGTRVMRRSYGSLLSALVDQPQNAALRLQVMSACYMAILQWEPRLKLTGIRYESAFDGGMVVEITGSRTDTAQDFSLTVPVS; encoded by the coding sequence ATGACTGCTAAATATACCGGCATGAGCCGTGAGACCGGTGCGGCGGTGTCAGACCTTGACCATATCCGGCAGTCGGTGCACGACATTCTCCTGACGCCGGTTGGCACCAGAGTAATGCGCCGCAGTTATGGCTCGCTGCTGTCCGCCCTTGTCGACCAGCCGCAGAATGCGGCGCTGCGTCTGCAGGTTATGTCGGCCTGCTACATGGCGATCCTGCAGTGGGAGCCGCGCCTGAAGCTGACCGGCATCCGTTACGAATCCGCGTTTGACGGCGGCATGGTGGTGGAAATCACCGGCAGCCGCACCGACACCGCGCAGGATTTTTCCCTGACCGTTCCTGTGAGCTGA
- a CDS encoding phage tail assembly protein yields MEPKENVVVLEFPLKRGESDITQLELIKPNAGALRGVRLADLAGSDVDALITVLPRITVPALTKAECNALDPADLIALAGKVIGFLSPKSDD; encoded by the coding sequence ATGGAACCGAAAGAAAACGTCGTGGTACTGGAATTTCCCCTGAAGCGCGGCGAGTCCGACATCACGCAGCTGGAGCTGATTAAACCCAACGCGGGCGCGCTGCGCGGCGTGCGGCTGGCCGACCTTGCAGGCTCCGACGTGGACGCGCTGATCACCGTGCTGCCGCGCATCACCGTCCCGGCGCTGACCAAAGCGGAGTGCAACGCCCTCGACCCGGCCGACCTGATTGCGCTGGCCGGGAAGGTGATCGGTTTTTTGTCGCCGAAGTCGGACGACTGA
- a CDS encoding baseplate assembly protein, producing MATIDLSQLPAPDVVETLDYETLLAERKATLISLYPADQQDAISRTLALESEPVVKLLQENAYREVILRQRINEAAKAVMVAWARDGDLDQLGANNGVTRLTLAPGDASAIPPVAAVMESNDDFRMRIAAAFEGLSVAGPTGAYEYHAKSADGRVADASAISPSPACVTITVLSREGNGVAAADLLAAVDSVLNDEDVRPVADRVTVQSAAIVDYAIDATLYLYPGPEAEPVRAAAEARLAAFVTAQARLGRDIRRSALYAALHVEGVQRVELAAPAEDVVLDKTQAAYCTGYRIAVGGSDE from the coding sequence ATGGCAACTATCGACCTGAGCCAGCTGCCCGCGCCCGACGTGGTGGAAACGCTGGACTATGAAACCCTGCTGGCCGAGCGCAAAGCCACGCTGATTTCGCTGTATCCGGCTGACCAGCAGGACGCCATATCGCGCACGCTGGCGCTGGAGTCCGAGCCGGTGGTGAAGCTACTGCAGGAGAACGCCTATCGTGAGGTTATCCTGCGCCAGCGCATCAACGAGGCGGCCAAAGCCGTCATGGTGGCGTGGGCGCGCGACGGCGATCTGGACCAGCTCGGGGCCAATAACGGCGTAACCCGCCTGACGCTGGCACCCGGTGACGCGTCGGCCATTCCGCCCGTCGCCGCCGTGATGGAAAGCAACGATGATTTTCGCATGCGCATCGCCGCCGCGTTTGAAGGCTTAAGCGTGGCCGGGCCGACCGGCGCCTATGAGTATCACGCGAAAAGCGCCGACGGCCGCGTGGCGGATGCCTCGGCTATCAGTCCGTCGCCCGCCTGCGTCACCATCACCGTGCTGTCGCGTGAGGGCAACGGCGTTGCCGCCGCTGACCTGCTGGCCGCGGTGGACAGCGTGCTGAACGATGAGGACGTGCGGCCGGTTGCCGACCGCGTCACCGTGCAGTCGGCCGCCATCGTGGACTATGCGATTGACGCAACGCTTTACCTGTATCCCGGACCGGAAGCGGAGCCGGTGCGCGCCGCCGCTGAGGCCAGGCTTGCTGCGTTCGTGACGGCGCAGGCCCGGCTCGGCCGTGACATCCGCCGGTCGGCGCTGTATGCCGCGCTGCACGTTGAGGGCGTTCAGCGCGTTGAGCTGGCAGCACCTGCGGAGGACGTGGTGCTGGATAAAACGCAGGCCGCATACTGCACCGGCTACCGCATCGCGGTCGGGGGTTCGGATGAGTGA
- a CDS encoding phage major tail tube protein, which produces MALPRKLKAMNLFNDSNSYQGVVTAVTLPKLSRKLDPFRGGGMNGAAHIDNGLDDDALDMEWSIGGMDDLVLTQWGASANVPLRFTGSYQRDDTGEEIAVEIEVRGRHQAFDFGEAKTGEDIETKITTKNTYFKLTWNGKELIEIDTINMVEKVGGVDRLEQRRKNIGLM; this is translated from the coding sequence ATGGCACTGCCAAGAAAACTGAAGGCGATGAACCTTTTCAACGACTCGAACAGCTATCAGGGCGTGGTCACCGCCGTGACCCTGCCGAAGCTGTCGCGCAAGCTCGACCCGTTCCGGGGCGGCGGCATGAACGGCGCCGCGCACATCGATAACGGCCTGGACGACGACGCGCTGGATATGGAATGGAGCATCGGCGGCATGGACGACCTGGTGCTGACGCAGTGGGGCGCCTCGGCTAACGTGCCGCTGCGCTTTACCGGCTCCTACCAGCGCGACGACACCGGCGAGGAAATTGCCGTCGAGATCGAGGTACGCGGACGGCATCAGGCGTTTGATTTTGGCGAGGCCAAAACCGGCGAGGATATCGAAACCAAAATCACCACCAAAAACACCTATTTCAAACTGACGTGGAACGGCAAAGAGCTGATTGAAATCGACACCATCAACATGGTGGAGAAGGTCGGCGGCGTTGACCGGCTGGAGCAGCGCCGCAAAAACATCGGCCTGATGTAA
- a CDS encoding phage baseplate assembly protein V, translated as MNEQLSEILRLLRNLIRIGTVAEVNLTDGTCRVATGNNTTTWLHWLTARAGKTRSWNAPSVGEQVLILCIGGELDTGFVLPGVFSDNNPAPSASADALHWSFPDGAVIEYEPETGALKAEGIQTATIKAAVKILFDSPVVECTALLKSATLEVTEGGTMHGNITHSGGSLSSNGKVLHTHKHPGDSGGLTGAPL; from the coding sequence ATGAATGAACAACTCTCAGAAATCCTGCGCCTGCTGCGCAACCTGATCCGCATTGGCACCGTCGCCGAGGTAAATCTCACTGACGGCACCTGCCGCGTGGCGACGGGAAATAACACCACAACCTGGCTGCACTGGCTGACCGCCCGTGCCGGTAAAACACGCTCGTGGAATGCGCCATCGGTTGGTGAGCAGGTGCTTATCCTGTGCATTGGCGGAGAGCTTGATACCGGCTTCGTATTACCCGGCGTTTTCTCTGACAACAATCCGGCGCCGTCTGCCTCGGCCGATGCGCTGCACTGGTCATTCCCGGACGGCGCGGTAATCGAGTACGAGCCGGAAACGGGTGCGCTGAAAGCGGAAGGCATCCAGACCGCAACCATCAAAGCCGCCGTGAAAATCCTGTTCGACTCGCCGGTGGTGGAATGCACCGCGCTCCTGAAATCTGCCACGCTGGAAGTCACCGAAGGCGGCACGATGCACGGCAACATCACGCACAGCGGCGGCAGCCTCTCATCCAACGGCAAGGTGCTGCACACCCATAAACACCCTGGCGACAGCGGTGGCCTGACGGGGGCGCCGCTATGA
- a CDS encoding GpE family phage tail protein: protein MADVATVFHWPPSEMYAMPLAELLDWRHQALIRSGAKTDEQ, encoded by the coding sequence ATGGCCGACGTGGCCACCGTGTTTCACTGGCCCCCCTCTGAAATGTACGCCATGCCGCTGGCCGAGCTGCTCGACTGGCGGCATCAGGCGCTGATCCGCAGCGGAGCAAAAACCGATGAGCAATAA